In Brevibacterium pigmentatum, the sequence GGCAGATCCATCCGCAGGTTGTCACCATCGCGGGTGAAGACCGGGTGCGGGCTCACGTGCACGGTGAGGATGACGTCACCGGGCTCGCCGCCGTTGGGGCTGGCCTTGCCCTTGCCGGCCAGGCGGATCTTCTGCCCGTCCTTGACCCCGATCGGCGTCCGCACGGTCAGCGGCTTCCCACCCGGCATGTTCAGTTTCACCGAGGCACCGTTGATCGCTTCGGTGAACGACAGCGTCGTACTCGACTTGATGTCGCCGCCCTTGACCGGAGGCTGGTAGCCGCCGTAACCGCCACCGCCGAACCCTCCGCCGAATCCGCCGAGCAGATCCGCCAGGTCCGGGGGAACGTCTCCCCCACCGCCGTAGGTCGTGCGGGTCCTGGTGCGTCCGCCGCCTCCGAAGAGGTCGGAGAACACATCGTCGAATCCGCCGCCGGCAGCCCCGCCGGGTCCACCGGAACCGGCGCTGAACCTGGCACCGCCGCCCATGGCGCGGACCTGATCGTACTGGGCCCGGGATTCCTTGTCGGAGAGCACCTGGTGGGCCTGGCCGATCTCCTTGAACTTCTCTTCGGCCTTCTCATCACCGGGGTTGGCGTCCGGGTGATACTTGCGCGCGAGCTTGCGATAAGCCTTCTTGATCTCGGTGTCGGAAGCATCCTTGGAGACGCCGAGGGTTTTGTAGAAGTCCTTATCGAACCAATCATTCTGAGGTCCGGTATTCACCTGGCACCTCCTTTCCTTCCAATCAATCCTGTCATCACGGTATTCACTTTTCCTCTCACAATCCGCAGCCCCGGGGCACTGCCCCGAAGATCCGGACCGCCGCCGAGGCGGTTCCCCGGCCCCGTACGTCGGTGAACCGGCGTAAGGGGCGGGCGGCCGCCTCGGCGATCATGGTCGTCGCTCAGTCCTCCGGCTGCTGGACACCGACACGGGCGGCGCGGATGATGCGCTCCCCGATCCGGTAGCCCGGCTGCATGACCAGGAAGAGCGTCGGATTCTCGACCTCATCCGAAGGCTGCTGCATGAGCGCCTCGTGGATGTTCGGGTCGAACTCGTCGCCGACCTCTCCGTACTGTTCGACGCCGATCTTGTTCAGCGATTCGACGAGCTTGTTCACGTGGGTCTCGAAGGGCCCGCTGACATCGCCGTTGTCGCGAGCGAGCTTGACCTCGTCGAGCACGGGGATCAGGGCCTCGACGACCTTGATCGTGCCGCCGAGCGCCGCACGCTCACGTTCGCGGTCGGCGCGCATCCGATACGCCGCATATTCGGCGTTGATGCGCTTGAGGTCGGCCAGGTACCCCGCTGCCTCCGAGCCCGGTTCGGGCTCGGCTTCCGGCTCGATGTCCTCGAGACCCGAGGCATCGGACGGGATGTCCACCCCGAGGTCGCTGGCATCGGCCGCGGCAGCCTGTTCGGCATTCGCGTCCGCGCTCGGCTCCTCGCCGGCCCCGGCCGAGGCCGACTGGGCGTCGGCCTCGGGACGGACCTCACCGCTGTTCGGATCGACCCGGCGCTTGTCGCTGAAGGTGAAGCCT encodes:
- a CDS encoding DnaJ C-terminal domain-containing protein, which gives rise to MNTGPQNDWFDKDFYKTLGVSKDASDTEIKKAYRKLARKYHPDANPGDEKAEEKFKEIGQAHQVLSDKESRAQYDQVRAMGGGARFSAGSGGPGGAAGGGFDDVFSDLFGGGGRTRTRTTYGGGGDVPPDLADLLGGFGGGFGGGGYGGYQPPVKGGDIKSSTTLSFTEAINGASVKLNMPGGKPLTVRTPIGVKDGQKIRLAGKGKASPNGGEPGDVILTVHVSPHPVFTRDGDNLRMDLPISFDEAALGAEVKVPTLGGMPVKVKVAPGTPSGRTLRVRGKGVKTKKGTGDLLATVEIVVPKNLSKEAKQAVESFKAATEGEDPRAGLVDKAKAS
- a CDS encoding nucleotide exchange factor GrpE; this translates as MTAEGNDKSSEEPGFTFSDKRRVDPNSGEVRPEADAQSASAGAGEEPSADANAEQAAAADASDLGVDIPSDASGLEDIEPEAEPEPGSEAAGYLADLKRINAEYAAYRMRADRERERAALGGTIKVVEALIPVLDEVKLARDNGDVSGPFETHVNKLVESLNKIGVEQYGEVGDEFDPNIHEALMQQPSDEVENPTLFLVMQPGYRIGERIIRAARVGVQQPED